A genomic stretch from Bacillus sp. E(2018) includes:
- the nadE gene encoding ammonia-dependent NAD(+) synthetase, whose product MELQKQIISELKVEPQINAKEEVISRIQFLKDYVKKSGAKGYVLGISGGQDSSLAGKLAQIAMNELSEETGEKYTFVAVRLPYGVQKDEEDAQRALKFIEPDVSLTVDIKPAVDASMSAFTKATEKELSNFLKGNTKARERMKVQYDIAGAYQCLVIGTDHAAEAITGFFTKHGDGACDIIPLYGLNKRQGRELLKELGAEERLYLKVPTADLEDDKPLIPDETALGVTYEEIDDYLEGKEVSLDSKEKIEKRFLQTMHKRNHPASIHDTWWK is encoded by the coding sequence ATGGAACTTCAAAAACAGATTATTTCAGAGTTGAAAGTAGAACCGCAAATTAACGCGAAAGAAGAGGTTATTTCAAGAATTCAATTTTTAAAGGACTATGTAAAAAAATCGGGTGCAAAAGGGTATGTTCTCGGAATCAGTGGTGGACAAGACTCGAGTCTTGCTGGGAAATTAGCACAGATCGCTATGAACGAGCTGAGTGAAGAAACGGGAGAAAAATATACGTTTGTAGCAGTTAGGCTTCCATATGGTGTTCAAAAAGACGAAGAAGATGCACAGCGTGCATTGAAATTCATCGAGCCAGATGTATCTTTAACCGTAGATATTAAACCGGCTGTTGATGCTTCAATGAGTGCCTTTACAAAGGCAACTGAAAAAGAACTTTCTAACTTTCTAAAAGGAAACACGAAAGCACGCGAAAGAATGAAAGTACAATATGACATTGCAGGCGCTTATCAATGTTTGGTCATCGGTACAGATCATGCAGCAGAAGCGATAACGGGCTTCTTTACAAAACATGGCGATGGCGCATGTGATATCATTCCGTTGTATGGCTTAAATAAAAGACAAGGAAGAGAGCTGTTAAAAGAACTAGGCGCAGAAGAACGTCTATATTTAAAAGTTCCTACAGCTGACCTTGAAGATGACAAGCCGTTGATTCCTGATGAAACAGCACTCGGCGTTACTTATGAAGAAATTGATGATTATCTGGAGGGCAAAGAAGTGTCTTTGGATTCTAAAGAAAAGATTGAAAAGAGATTCCTTCAAACCATGCATAAAAGAAATCATCCAGCTTCTATTCACGATACGTGGTGGAAGTAA
- a CDS encoding kinase-associated lipoprotein B produces the protein MNVKNLVIASYKTGQYIGKAGEERNQMVLFEVLAVKTHPWQGDLHNPKQAEVPFFQERRALSYGEKTWVPVHTVKNYDGELPPYKESLKQALDQYIKKLEEDASPWAKRSLDCLFSLEKDYKLD, from the coding sequence ATGAACGTCAAGAATCTTGTTATCGCGAGTTATAAAACAGGGCAGTATATTGGGAAAGCTGGCGAAGAGCGAAACCAGATGGTGTTGTTTGAAGTGCTTGCAGTAAAAACACACCCTTGGCAAGGTGATCTTCATAATCCTAAACAAGCAGAAGTCCCATTTTTCCAGGAAAGAAGAGCGCTGAGTTATGGAGAGAAAACATGGGTGCCTGTGCATACAGTAAAAAACTATGACGGTGAACTTCCCCCGTACAAGGAATCTTTAAAACAAGCCTTGGATCAATACATAAAGAAGCTAGAAGAGGACGCTAGCCCATGGGCAAAACGTTCGTTGGATTGTTTATTTTCATTAGAAAAAGACTATAAACTTGATTAA
- a CDS encoding rhodanese-related sulfurtransferase, giving the protein MRVLLYYKYVPIDDPESYKDEHLKFCKDLGLLGRIIVAPEGINGTVSGTYEQTQIYMDHLKADPRFEDIVFKIDEVEEHTFKKMFVRHKKELVTWRFEDDVDPNQLSGKRLSPKEFYEALQDEDVIVIDGRNDYEYEIGHFRGAIRPDVKASRDFPKWVRENISQFKDKKVLTYCTGGIRCEKFSGFLLQEGFQDVSQLEGGIVTYGKDDEVQGKLWDGKLYVFDERISVPVNRTEEDVVIATCYYCGKTEDRYVNCANPECNKQHVCCPECEVKHKRSCSKECLDHPRNRYETEQKEQQTV; this is encoded by the coding sequence ATGAGAGTACTATTGTATTATAAGTATGTTCCGATCGATGATCCAGAGAGCTACAAAGACGAGCATCTTAAGTTTTGTAAAGATTTAGGTCTTTTAGGAAGAATAATCGTTGCTCCTGAGGGAATCAATGGAACCGTGTCAGGAACGTATGAACAGACTCAAATCTACATGGATCATTTAAAAGCAGATCCGCGATTTGAAGATATTGTTTTTAAAATAGATGAGGTTGAAGAACATACATTTAAAAAGATGTTTGTTCGTCATAAAAAAGAACTCGTAACGTGGCGTTTTGAAGATGATGTTGATCCGAACCAATTGTCAGGTAAACGTTTATCTCCAAAAGAATTTTACGAAGCGCTGCAAGATGAAGATGTAATCGTGATAGATGGACGTAACGACTATGAGTATGAGATCGGTCATTTTCGCGGTGCGATCCGTCCAGATGTAAAAGCATCTAGAGACTTTCCAAAATGGGTACGCGAAAATATCAGCCAGTTTAAAGATAAAAAAGTTTTAACTTACTGTACAGGCGGTATCCGCTGTGAAAAGTTCTCAGGCTTTCTTCTTCAAGAAGGATTTCAAGATGTATCACAGCTTGAAGGCGGAATCGTAACGTACGGTAAAGACGATGAAGTTCAAGGGAAGCTTTGGGATGGTAAACTTTACGTGTTTGATGAACGTATCTCCGTTCCCGTTAACCGTACAGAGGAAGATGTAGTAATCGCTACATGTTATTATTGCGGAAAAACTGAAGATCGTTATGTGAACTGCGCAAACCCAGAATGTAACAAGCAACACGTTTGCTGTCCTGAATGTGAAGTGAAACATAAGCGTTCTTGTTCGAAAGAATGTTTAGATCATCCACGTAACCGCTACGAGACAGAACAAAAAGAACAACAGACGGTTTAA
- a CDS encoding DUF2203 family protein, with protein sequence MKRYTLEEANQLLPVLSKEFDSLHNLQREFDLWYESFQQVEPQLNAEEKAAWEKRIQFMELEAEMFISNILSHGVWFEDAFSSTLHFPAILNGEKGVFKWHPEEPVITIYQSVEEKPDSLHLVN encoded by the coding sequence ATGAAGCGTTATACATTAGAAGAAGCCAACCAATTGCTTCCGGTCCTCTCAAAAGAATTTGATTCTCTACATAATCTACAAAGAGAGTTTGACTTGTGGTATGAATCTTTTCAGCAGGTCGAGCCTCAATTAAATGCTGAAGAAAAAGCTGCCTGGGAAAAAAGAATTCAATTTATGGAACTTGAAGCTGAAATGTTTATTTCAAATATCTTGTCTCATGGTGTTTGGTTTGAAGATGCATTCTCATCGACACTCCATTTTCCAGCTATCTTAAATGGAGAAAAAGGTGTATTCAAATGGCATCCAGAAGAACCAGTCATCACGATATATCAGAGTGTTGAAGAAAAGCCAGATTCACTCCATTTGGTAAATTAA